Proteins from a single region of Phycisphaeraceae bacterium D3-23:
- a CDS encoding DUF1080 domain-containing protein: MKHLPALLLATLFLITGCNTQTVTADTDDDGFTALFDGETLDGWETTSDWFHVEDGAIVGGSLDRDVTATTFLATTGTYYNFELRYQLMVKGARERANGGVQFRSVRRDDGTGAIGYQADAGQVYWGLIYDEGRRSQLLTQHPEGFSIDDDISHGEWNDFVVRAEDGHLRVWVNGTLVSDYHEDDADIAEVTGFIAVQAHAGPPSEIWYRDLRIKELE, encoded by the coding sequence ATGAAACACCTCCCCGCCCTGCTGCTCGCAACGCTCTTCCTCATTACCGGCTGCAACACGCAGACCGTCACCGCCGACACCGACGACGACGGCTTCACCGCCCTCTTCGACGGCGAGACGCTCGACGGCTGGGAAACCACCAGCGACTGGTTCCACGTCGAGGACGGCGCGATCGTCGGCGGGTCGCTCGACCGCGACGTCACCGCGACGACCTTCCTCGCGACGACCGGCACCTACTACAACTTCGAGCTGCGCTACCAGCTCATGGTCAAGGGCGCCCGCGAACGCGCCAACGGCGGGGTGCAGTTCCGCTCGGTCCGACGCGACGACGGCACCGGCGCGATCGGCTACCAGGCCGACGCCGGCCAGGTCTACTGGGGGCTCATCTACGACGAGGGCCGACGCAGCCAACTGCTCACTCAGCACCCCGAGGGCTTCTCGATCGACGACGACATTAGCCACGGCGAGTGGAACGACTTCGTCGTCCGGGCCGAGGACGGCCACCTCCGCGTCTGGGTCAACGGCACGCTCGTCTCGGACTACCACGAAGACGACGCGGACATCGCGGAAGTCACCGGCTTCATCGCGGTCCAGGCCCACGCCGGCCCGCCGTCAGAGATCTGGTACCGCGATTTGCGGATCAAGGAACTGGAGTAG
- a CDS encoding transposase yields the protein MSEPPNKLNKSKRRLPHWELAGSSYFITFRLIAGEMAPAERQVVLDHIDSGDPKFYRLWAAVVMPDHVHLLLRLNPGVALPRVMKGIKGVSAKRVNDLRQTHGSLWQDESYDRIMRDTDEGMEKAEYLLANPVRAGLVEAGGSYPFLISRLG from the coding sequence ATGAGCGAACCGCCCAACAAGCTGAATAAGTCCAAACGCCGACTCCCGCACTGGGAGTTGGCCGGTTCTTCCTACTTCATCACATTCCGGCTGATCGCGGGGGAGATGGCGCCGGCGGAGCGGCAGGTCGTGCTTGATCACATCGACTCCGGCGATCCAAAGTTCTACCGGCTCTGGGCGGCGGTCGTGATGCCCGACCATGTCCACTTGCTGCTTCGTCTAAACCCCGGCGTTGCGCTGCCGCGCGTGATGAAGGGCATCAAGGGCGTTTCTGCGAAACGGGTAAACGACTTGCGGCAAACCCATGGCTCACTCTGGCAGGACGAGTCTTACGATCGGATCATGCGCGATACAGATGAAGGAATGGAGAAGGCCGAGTATCTGCTAGCGAATCCGGTAAGGGCGGGGCTGGTTGAGGCGGGCGGTTCGTATCCTTTTCTCATCAGCAGGTTAGGATGA
- a CDS encoding Gfo/Idh/MocA family oxidoreductase — MAKKELRIGLVGYGFMGRTHTNGYKRVGDFFPDLEYRPVLQAVCGRSEDNAKAFAQQWGFASYETDWKKLIARDDIDAIDIVTPNDMHKDIAIAAAEAGKMVLCEKPLARDVSESLPMVEAIEKAGVANTVWYNYRRVPAVTLAKKLIDEGRLGRIFHYRANFLQDWTISEDLPQGGAGLWRLDAKAAGSGVTGDLLAHCIDTAMWLNGGIADVSAMTETFIKQREHTGTGKVEPVTIDDACLFHCHFANGSLGLFESTRYARGHKALYTFEINGEHASIRWDLHDLHRLEYFDHNDDSLVRGWHQVHITDGDMPYMDKWWVPGLQIGYEHTFVHQVADFLESIEKGTPCRPTFRDALETAKVCDAVLKSAKDRSWEDTGVDWQG; from the coding sequence ATGGCCAAGAAAGAACTACGCATCGGGCTCGTCGGCTACGGCTTCATGGGCCGGACCCATACCAACGGCTACAAGCGCGTCGGCGACTTCTTCCCCGACCTCGAATACCGCCCGGTGTTGCAGGCCGTGTGCGGCCGCAGCGAAGACAACGCCAAGGCCTTTGCCCAGCAGTGGGGCTTCGCGTCGTACGAGACGGACTGGAAGAAGCTCATCGCGCGGGACGACATCGACGCGATCGATATCGTGACGCCCAACGACATGCACAAAGACATCGCGATCGCTGCGGCCGAGGCCGGGAAGATGGTGCTGTGCGAGAAGCCCCTGGCGCGTGATGTCTCCGAGTCGCTGCCGATGGTGGAGGCGATTGAGAAGGCCGGCGTCGCCAACACGGTCTGGTACAACTACCGCCGTGTGCCCGCGGTGACGCTCGCGAAAAAGCTGATCGACGAGGGGCGCTTAGGCCGCATCTTCCACTACCGCGCCAACTTCCTGCAGGACTGGACCATCAGCGAGGACCTGCCCCAGGGCGGCGCGGGGCTCTGGCGCCTCGACGCGAAGGCCGCGGGCTCGGGCGTGACGGGCGACCTGCTCGCCCACTGCATCGACACCGCGATGTGGCTCAACGGCGGGATCGCCGATGTCTCCGCCATGACCGAAACCTTCATCAAGCAGCGCGAGCACACCGGCACGGGCAAGGTCGAGCCGGTCACCATCGACGACGCCTGCCTCTTCCATTGCCACTTCGCCAACGGCTCGCTCGGGCTCTTCGAGTCCACCCGCTACGCCCGCGGCCACAAGGCGCTCTACACCTTCGAGATCAACGGCGAACACGCCTCCATCCGATGGGACCTCCACGACCTGCACCGCCTCGAATACTTCGACCACAACGACGACTCGCTCGTCCGCGGCTGGCACCAGGTCCACATCACCGACGGCGACATGCCCTACATGGACAAGTGGTGGGTGCCCGGGCTCCAGATCGGCTACGAACACACCTTCGTCCACCAGGTCGCCGACTTCCTCGAATCGATCGAGAAGGGCACCCCCTGCCGGCCGACCTTCCGCGACGCGCTGGAGACCGCGAAGGTCTGCGATGCGGTGCTCAAGAGCGCTAAGGATCGGTCGTGGGAAGATACTGGGGTGGACTGGCAGGGGTAG
- a CDS encoding sulfatase-like hydrolase/transferase, whose product MSRVVFIIALVCLAFSVRAAQPNVVFIISDDQHFGDYGFMGHEHVETPHLDALAQRSLVFRRGYVTTSLCCPSLATMLTGQSPRRHGITGNLPGQNRPEFGAQQQAYIDMMRAAQPLPTVLAQHGYLSFQSGKWWCGSYETGGFTHGMTHGDPARGGRHGDAGLAIGRQGLAPIADFLDHTLAEEQPFFLWYAPFLPHTPHNPPERLFEKYRAMNDSPHVARYWAMCEWFDETCGELLAMLDEKGVADNTLIVYICDNGWINRPDRQGYAPRSKRSPYDGGLRTPIMLCWPGVIEPGERDDIATNLDLLPTALAACGIDIPETIDGVDLLDPAGLRRTSFSGAVYSHDAVDIHTPQANLEYRWRIDGRWKLIVPNAQRFPDRSTELYDIIADPEEENEVSAQHPDVVRAMTADLEVQP is encoded by the coding sequence ATGAGCCGGGTCGTCTTCATAATCGCTCTGGTGTGCTTGGCGTTCTCGGTCCGCGCCGCTCAGCCAAACGTCGTCTTCATCATCTCGGACGACCAGCACTTCGGCGACTACGGCTTCATGGGGCACGAGCATGTCGAGACCCCGCACCTCGACGCGTTGGCCCAGCGCAGTCTCGTCTTCCGTCGCGGCTACGTGACGACGAGTCTTTGCTGCCCCTCGCTGGCGACGATGCTGACTGGGCAGTCCCCGCGACGCCACGGCATCACGGGTAACCTGCCGGGGCAGAACCGGCCCGAGTTTGGGGCGCAGCAGCAGGCCTACATCGACATGATGCGCGCGGCCCAGCCGCTGCCGACCGTGTTGGCCCAGCACGGCTACCTCTCGTTCCAGTCCGGCAAGTGGTGGTGCGGCAGCTACGAAACCGGCGGATTCACGCACGGCATGACGCACGGCGACCCGGCCCGTGGCGGGCGGCACGGCGACGCGGGGCTGGCGATCGGCCGGCAGGGCCTCGCGCCGATCGCGGATTTTCTGGACCACACCCTCGCCGAGGAGCAGCCGTTCTTCCTCTGGTACGCGCCCTTCCTGCCGCACACGCCGCACAACCCGCCCGAGCGCTTGTTTGAAAAGTACCGCGCGATGAACGACTCGCCCCACGTCGCACGCTACTGGGCGATGTGCGAGTGGTTCGACGAGACCTGCGGCGAGCTGCTGGCGATGCTCGACGAAAAAGGCGTGGCCGACAACACCCTGATCGTCTACATCTGTGACAACGGCTGGATCAACCGGCCCGACCGGCAGGGCTACGCGCCGCGTTCCAAACGCTCGCCCTACGACGGCGGGCTCCGCACGCCCATTATGCTCTGCTGGCCCGGCGTGATCGAGCCCGGCGAGCGCGACGATATCGCCACCAACCTCGATCTCTTGCCCACCGCCCTCGCGGCCTGCGGCATCGACATCCCCGAAACCATCGACGGCGTCGACCTGCTCGACCCCGCCGGCTTGAGACGTACTTCCTTCTCCGGCGCGGTCTACTCGCACGACGCGGTCGATATCCACACGCCGCAAGCCAACCTCGAGTACCGCTGGCGCATCGACGGCCGATGGAAACTGATCGTCCCCAACGCGCAGCGGTTCCCCGACCGATCGACTGAACTCTACGATATCATCGCCGACCCCGAAGAAGAAAACGAAGTGTCGGCCCAGCACCCCGACGTGGTGCGCGCGATGACCGCCGACCTTGAAGTCCAGCCGTAG
- a CDS encoding TIM barrel protein — protein MPNTAPKLHNAMWPGLVGKEDGTDHPPIALDRMLELTAAAEVNGNKFDGIDLFLFHPHTDPDAGDDDLKAMADRIAGYGLDVGSMVAPVWPGTVGDSAMGTDEQRGKFLDAVTKACRIANVLDAHGVRKGGVIRIDSAEFGVDAWRKDKAANTKIIADTFKQAAKIAADNGQRLAAEGEICWAGMHSWRDMLDLLEAVDMPETLGFQADLAHTYLYLMGYNAPEHALWKEDDGEAAFWDAYKKMTDALRPWTTDFHVAQNDGDVHGEGSHDKTGKHCPADDPNGKLDIVKCSGYWLDGAADRGIKHICWDGCMFPNALLEEQSTWNTILAKMIEVRDAHGWN, from the coding sequence ATGCCAAACACCGCACCCAAACTCCACAACGCCATGTGGCCCGGCCTCGTCGGCAAGGAAGACGGCACCGACCACCCACCCATCGCGCTGGACCGCATGCTCGAACTCACCGCAGCCGCGGAAGTCAACGGCAACAAGTTCGACGGGATCGACCTCTTCCTTTTCCACCCGCACACCGACCCGGACGCGGGCGACGACGACCTCAAGGCGATGGCGGACAGGATCGCGGGCTACGGGCTCGACGTCGGGTCGATGGTCGCGCCGGTCTGGCCCGGCACGGTGGGCGACTCGGCGATGGGCACCGACGAGCAGCGGGGCAAGTTCCTCGACGCCGTGACCAAGGCCTGCCGCATCGCGAACGTGCTCGATGCGCACGGCGTCCGCAAGGGCGGTGTCATCCGCATCGACTCGGCCGAGTTCGGCGTCGACGCGTGGCGCAAGGACAAGGCCGCGAACACCAAGATCATCGCGGACACCTTCAAGCAGGCCGCCAAGATCGCAGCGGATAACGGCCAGCGCCTCGCCGCCGAGGGCGAGATCTGCTGGGCCGGGATGCACTCCTGGCGTGACATGCTCGACCTCCTCGAAGCCGTGGACATGCCCGAAACCCTTGGTTTCCAGGCGGATTTGGCCCATACCTACCTCTACCTCATGGGCTACAACGCCCCCGAGCACGCGCTCTGGAAAGAAGACGACGGCGAAGCCGCGTTCTGGGATGCGTACAAAAAGATGACCGATGCGCTCCGCCCGTGGACAACCGACTTCCACGTCGCCCAGAACGACGGCGATGTCCACGGCGAGGGCAGCCACGACAAGACCGGCAAGCACTGCCCGGCCGACGACCCCAACGGCAAGCTCGATATCGTCAAGTGCTCGGGCTACTGGCTCGACGGCGCGGCCGACCGCGGCATCAAGCACATCTGCTGGGACGGCTGCATGTTCCCCAACGCGCTGCTCGAAGAACAAAGCACCTGGAACACGATCCTCGCGAAGATGATCGAGGTGCGCGACGCCCACGGGTGGAACTAA
- a CDS encoding sugar phosphate isomerase/epimerase: MKIGFNMLLWTANLTPEQTPLLKTLKDVGYDGVELFLGDPELASYKTLAPILKDHGLGCTTVTCPPPEANPVSSDAGERAKGLDHMKWGIDATVALGGDTLCGPFHSAYAVFSGKAPTADEFNWSVDVMRDAANYANQAGITLATEPLNRFETYLLNTSADAKRFCDAVNHPSFGYLYDTHHAHIEEKDIRQAITTGGQSIYHVHISENDRGAPGTGLVDWDTNFAALKEIGYDGWMTIEAFSPDDPDFAGMIHVFREYDPKEAIYKGGYDFIKKMLAK; encoded by the coding sequence ATGAAAATCGGCTTCAACATGCTCCTCTGGACCGCGAACCTCACGCCCGAGCAAACGCCGCTCCTCAAGACCCTCAAAGACGTCGGCTACGACGGTGTCGAGCTCTTCCTCGGCGACCCGGAACTCGCCAGCTACAAAACCCTCGCGCCGATCCTCAAAGACCACGGCCTCGGCTGCACCACCGTCACCTGCCCGCCCCCGGAAGCCAACCCCGTCAGCAGCGACGCCGGCGAACGTGCCAAGGGGCTCGACCACATGAAGTGGGGCATCGACGCGACCGTCGCGCTGGGCGGCGACACGCTCTGCGGCCCGTTCCACTCCGCCTACGCCGTGTTCTCCGGCAAAGCGCCCACCGCCGACGAGTTCAACTGGTCCGTCGATGTCATGCGCGACGCCGCGAACTACGCGAACCAGGCCGGCATCACCCTCGCCACCGAACCGCTCAACCGCTTCGAGACCTACCTGCTCAACACCAGCGCGGATGCCAAACGCTTCTGCGATGCTGTCAACCACCCCAGCTTCGGCTACCTCTACGACACGCACCACGCGCACATCGAAGAAAAAGACATCCGCCAGGCCATCACCACCGGCGGCCAGTCGATCTACCACGTCCATATCTCCGAGAACGACCGCGGCGCCCCCGGAACGGGACTCGTCGATTGGGACACGAACTTCGCCGCGCTCAAAGAAATCGGCTACGACGGGTGGATGACCATCGAGGCCTTCAGCCCCGACGACCCCGACTTCGCCGGCATGATCCACGTCTTCCGCGAGTACGACCCCAAGGAAGCCATCTACAAAGGCGGCTACGACTTCATCAAAAAGATGCTCGCGAAATAA
- a CDS encoding rhamnulokinase, whose translation MPTYSYLAVDLGAESGRVIVGTLDDGRLSLHEAHRFMHNPVDLPSGLHWDLTGLWHNILEGIRAGCAWCSEHGHTPSSVGVDTWGVDFALIGKDGELIHMPHAYRDPRNDAAHDKLISVLGKEKLYDRTGIQFMAINALPQLVAAHEADPGMLARAKHLLFVPDLLHYWLTGVPKVEATIASTSQMIDPRNGAWASDLLEAMGLPTQMLGEVVPPGTVIGPLRESIAKRVGAPEGMVVTAPAAHDTASAIAAVPVSPHRGNWCYLSSGTWSLMGAELEAPVLTDAARDTPFTNEGGVGGNIRFLKNIIGLWLVQEIRRDYEHRGEKYDYPTLAKRAEQATPFATLLDPGHPPFSKPNGMLTKMADYAAQTSQTVPETPGAFVRAALESLALTYRKTLEQLESVLDTHYDVLHVVGGGGKNELLNQMTADAIGRPVVVGPYEATAAGNVLVQAMGAGDISHLAAARRVIADSFEPVRYQPQDTAAWDAAYVRFGKLLAR comes from the coding sequence ATGCCTACTTACTCCTACCTCGCGGTCGACCTCGGCGCCGAGTCGGGCCGCGTTATTGTCGGCACACTCGACGATGGCCGGCTGTCGCTCCACGAAGCCCACCGATTCATGCACAACCCGGTCGATCTCCCGTCGGGCCTACACTGGGACCTGACCGGGCTCTGGCACAATATCCTCGAAGGCATCCGCGCGGGCTGCGCGTGGTGCAGCGAACACGGCCACACGCCCAGCTCCGTCGGCGTCGACACGTGGGGCGTCGACTTCGCGCTCATCGGCAAGGACGGCGAGCTGATCCACATGCCCCACGCCTACCGCGACCCGCGCAACGACGCGGCGCACGACAAGCTCATCAGCGTGCTGGGTAAAGAAAAACTCTACGACCGGACCGGCATCCAGTTCATGGCCATCAACGCGCTGCCCCAGCTCGTCGCGGCGCACGAGGCGGACCCCGGCATGCTCGCGCGGGCCAAGCACCTGCTGTTTGTGCCCGACCTGCTGCACTACTGGCTGACGGGTGTGCCGAAGGTCGAGGCAACGATCGCGTCCACGAGCCAGATGATCGACCCCAGGAACGGTGCGTGGGCGAGTGACCTGCTTGAAGCGATGGGGCTGCCGACACAGATGCTCGGCGAGGTCGTCCCGCCGGGCACGGTCATCGGCCCGTTGCGCGAATCGATCGCGAAGCGTGTCGGCGCGCCAGAGGGCATGGTCGTCACCGCCCCGGCCGCGCACGACACGGCCAGCGCGATCGCGGCTGTGCCCGTCAGCCCGCACCGCGGCAACTGGTGCTACCTGTCGAGCGGGACCTGGTCGCTCATGGGCGCGGAGCTCGAAGCGCCGGTACTCACCGACGCCGCACGCGACACGCCATTCACCAATGAGGGCGGCGTCGGCGGGAACATCCGCTTCCTCAAGAATATCATCGGGCTCTGGCTCGTCCAGGAAATCCGACGCGACTACGAACACCGCGGCGAAAAATACGACTACCCGACCCTCGCCAAACGCGCCGAGCAGGCGACGCCTTTCGCCACACTGCTCGACCCGGGCCACCCGCCGTTCTCCAAGCCCAACGGTATGTTGACCAAGATGGCGGACTATGCAGCACAGACCAGCCAAACGGTGCCGGAGACGCCTGGCGCGTTTGTCCGCGCCGCGCTGGAGTCGCTCGCGCTCACCTACCGCAAGACGCTTGAACAACTCGAATCCGTGCTCGACACGCACTACGACGTGCTCCACGTCGTCGGCGGCGGCGGTAAAAACGAGCTGCTCAACCAGATGACCGCCGACGCGATCGGCCGTCCCGTGGTGGTCGGTCCCTACGAGGCGACCGCAGCGGGCAACGTGCTCGTCCAGGCGATGGGTGCGGGGGATATCTCTCACCTCGCCGCCGCCCGTCGGGTGATCGCCGACAGCTTCGAGCCGGTGCGGTACCAGCCGCAGGACACCGCGGCGTGGGACGCGGCCTACGTGCGATTCGGTAAACTGCTGGCTCGCTAG
- the ald gene encoding alanine dehydrogenase gives MIIGVPKEIKNHEYRVSTLPAGVEEFTKRGYTALVERGAGHGSGYEDAHYEAAGGTLVDGPAEVFAKADLVIKVKEPQASETAMMREGQVVFTYFHFAADLELSKQCLASGATCVAYETLVDRKGRLPLLTPMSEVAGRMAIQEGAKYLEKPMEGRGILLGGVPGVEPARVLILGGGVVGTQSAIVAAGMGAAVTIMDVNLDRLRYLDEIMPANVNTVYSDLHAIREHATTSDLVIGAVLIPGGRCPVLIPKSMLKDMLPGSVIIDVGVDQGGCVETTKPTTHEDPIFIIDDVVHYCVANMPGGVPRTSTQALAHATQPYAIKLANAIAADAHDDLFKSDPEFNSALNMRAGVVTHEEVAHAIGESYDKTYALV, from the coding sequence ATGATCATCGGCGTCCCCAAAGAGATCAAGAACCACGAGTACCGTGTCTCGACCCTGCCCGCAGGCGTCGAAGAGTTTACGAAGCGTGGCTATACCGCCCTGGTCGAACGCGGCGCGGGCCACGGCAGCGGCTACGAAGACGCACACTACGAAGCTGCCGGCGGGACGCTGGTCGATGGCCCGGCCGAGGTCTTCGCCAAGGCCGACCTGGTGATCAAGGTCAAGGAGCCCCAGGCCAGTGAGACCGCGATGATGCGCGAAGGGCAGGTGGTGTTCACCTACTTCCACTTCGCGGCCGACCTCGAACTGAGTAAGCAGTGCCTCGCGTCGGGCGCGACGTGCGTCGCTTACGAAACGCTGGTCGATCGCAAGGGCCGGCTGCCGCTCTTGACGCCGATGAGTGAGGTCGCCGGGCGGATGGCGATCCAGGAAGGCGCGAAGTATCTGGAGAAGCCGATGGAGGGCCGGGGGATCTTGCTCGGTGGCGTGCCGGGCGTCGAGCCGGCGCGGGTCTTGATCCTCGGCGGCGGCGTCGTCGGGACGCAGTCGGCAATCGTCGCGGCGGGCATGGGCGCGGCGGTGACGATCATGGACGTCAACCTCGACCGCCTGCGCTACCTCGACGAGATCATGCCCGCCAATGTCAACACCGTCTACTCCGACTTGCACGCGATCCGTGAGCACGCGACCACCAGCGACCTCGTCATCGGCGCAGTCCTCATCCCCGGCGGGCGCTGCCCGGTGCTGATCCCCAAGTCGATGCTCAAGGACATGCTGCCCGGCAGCGTGATCATCGATGTCGGCGTCGACCAGGGCGGCTGCGTCGAGACGACTAAGCCGACGACGCACGAAGACCCGATCTTCATCATCGACGACGTCGTGCACTACTGCGTCGCCAACATGCCCGGCGGCGTGCCACGCACCTCGACCCAGGCCCTGGCCCATGCGACCCAGCCCTACGCCATCAAGCTCGCCAACGCCATCGCCGCCGACGCCCACGACGACCTCTTTAAGTCCGACCCTGAGTTCAACTCGGCGCTGAACATGCGCGCGGGCGTGGTCACCCACGAAGAAGTCGCCCACGCGATCGGCGAAAGCTACGACAAGACGTACGCGCTGGTGTGA
- a CDS encoding glycoside hydrolase family 99-like domain-containing protein yields the protein MSVSGQASVREAVDEDGAAAKPVDLLAYYYPWFDAGDWSRHPYVGTPVLGEYGTDDTATAEQHITWCTEAGIDGLCVSWWGEDSQTDRHLQSGLLSAANVDDIAFCIYYESLKLDPLDGERDTSVDFDHPAVMEQFIADFQYLSATYFERDNYYTIDGRPVVGLYVTRVFVNFTAEHAVRLREAVGADVFLIGDEVYYGPQDSPETARHGPGVFDAVSAYNMHTDPRIEDGEPAWGYMQREAWPVYRRWADDERVWFMPKVMPSYEDFRGHDTLAGSTEGFEAMLTAAGEMAAGDPAGSRGVVFMTSFNEWWEGTTIEPAQEYGTGYLDAISRWRDASR from the coding sequence GTGTCTGTATCAGGTCAAGCGTCCGTGCGTGAGGCGGTGGATGAGGACGGCGCTGCGGCCAAACCCGTTGACCTGCTCGCCTACTACTACCCCTGGTTCGACGCGGGCGACTGGTCGCGTCACCCGTATGTCGGGACGCCGGTGCTCGGGGAGTACGGCACGGACGATACGGCGACGGCCGAGCAGCACATCACGTGGTGCACGGAGGCGGGGATCGACGGGCTCTGTGTGTCGTGGTGGGGCGAAGATTCGCAGACCGACCGCCACCTGCAATCTGGCCTGCTTTCGGCAGCCAACGTAGATGACATCGCGTTCTGCATCTACTACGAATCGCTCAAGCTCGATCCGCTGGACGGCGAGCGCGACACGAGCGTGGACTTCGACCATCCGGCGGTGATGGAGCAGTTCATCGCCGACTTCCAATACCTCAGCGCGACCTATTTCGAGCGCGACAACTACTACACGATCGACGGCCGGCCGGTGGTGGGGCTCTACGTGACGCGTGTGTTTGTGAACTTCACCGCCGAGCACGCCGTGCGGCTGCGCGAGGCGGTGGGTGCGGATGTGTTTTTGATTGGGGACGAGGTGTACTACGGGCCCCAAGATTCGCCCGAAACGGCGCGGCACGGGCCTGGCGTGTTCGACGCGGTGTCGGCGTACAACATGCACACCGACCCGCGGATCGAGGACGGCGAGCCGGCGTGGGGCTACATGCAGCGTGAGGCCTGGCCGGTGTATCGGCGGTGGGCCGACGACGAACGGGTGTGGTTCATGCCCAAGGTGATGCCGAGCTACGAGGACTTCCGTGGGCACGACACGCTGGCGGGATCGACCGAGGGATTCGAGGCGATGCTCACCGCCGCGGGCGAGATGGCGGCGGGCGACCCAGCGGGGTCGCGGGGTGTGGTCTTTATGACATCGTTCAACGAGTGGTGGGAGGGCACGACGATCGAGCCGGCCCAGGAGTACGGCACGGGCTACCTCGACGCGATCTCGCGCTGGCGCGACGCTTCTCGTTAG
- the dapA gene encoding 4-hydroxy-tetrahydrodipicolinate synthase: protein MQLRGAFTALITPFVADGSAVDHDRLRANVDEQIAGGIDGVVPTGTTGESPTLTHAEHNAVIATVAEHVAGRVKVIAGTGSNATAEALATTRHAKSVGVDAALMVNPYYNKPTQEGLYRHFMTVADAVDLPIVLYNIPGRTNVTMQPATVARLYEHANIVAIKEATGSLDMASEIRSLCDITILSGDDSLTLPLMSVGATGVVSVLSNLMPAKVKALCDAANADDLAGARKLHGELFHLCKGLLTLSTNPIPIKAAMCMAGLDTGAVRLPLTELPDADRDRLEKLLVEAGVLNGAGV from the coding sequence ATGCAGCTACGCGGCGCGTTTACCGCTTTGATTACGCCTTTTGTCGCCGACGGCTCGGCCGTGGACCACGACCGGCTGCGCGCCAACGTCGATGAGCAGATCGCCGGCGGGATCGATGGCGTCGTGCCGACGGGCACGACGGGCGAGTCACCGACGCTGACACATGCGGAGCACAACGCGGTCATCGCGACCGTCGCCGAGCACGTCGCGGGCCGGGTGAAGGTGATCGCCGGGACGGGCTCGAACGCGACGGCCGAGGCGCTGGCGACGACGCGGCACGCGAAGTCGGTCGGTGTCGATGCCGCGCTGATGGTGAATCCTTATTACAACAAGCCGACGCAGGAGGGGCTCTACCGCCATTTCATGACGGTCGCGGACGCGGTGGACCTGCCGATCGTGCTCTACAACATCCCGGGCCGGACGAACGTGACGATGCAGCCCGCGACGGTGGCGCGTCTTTACGAACACGCCAATATCGTCGCGATCAAGGAGGCGACGGGCTCGCTCGACATGGCCAGCGAGATCCGCTCTCTGTGTGACATCACGATCCTGTCGGGCGACGACTCGCTGACGCTGCCGCTGATGAGCGTCGGCGCGACCGGTGTGGTCAGTGTGCTGAGCAACCTGATGCCCGCGAAGGTGAAAGCGCTGTGCGATGCCGCCAACGCCGACGACTTGGCCGGGGCCCGCAAGCTGCACGGCGAGCTGTTTCATCTGTGCAAGGGGCTCTTGACGCTGAGTACGAACCCGATCCCGATCAAGGCCGCGATGTGCATGGCCGGGCTCGACACGGGCGCGGTCCGGCTGCCGCTGACCGAGCTGCCCGATGCCGACCGTGACCGGTTGGAGAAGCTGCTGGTCGAGGCGGGCGTGCTGAACGGCGCGGGGGTGTAG
- a CDS encoding DUF111 family protein, which translates to MAQTLGDNTPTRVVELVVNLDDATGEAVGRACAALLDAGALDVWTTAITMKHGRPGVMLSVLAAEDAHEQFARLVLETTGSFGVRSRPWDRVVLERDWVDATTRLGPVRLKVGRLDGAVVSVKPEFADVERLASSAGVSIGEALLAAQAQADVWRATQGGQC; encoded by the coding sequence ATGGCCCAGACGCTTGGGGACAACACGCCGACGCGGGTGGTGGAATTGGTCGTCAACCTCGACGACGCGACGGGCGAAGCGGTTGGCCGCGCGTGCGCCGCGCTGCTCGATGCGGGGGCGCTCGATGTCTGGACCACGGCGATCACGATGAAGCACGGCCGGCCCGGCGTGATGCTCAGCGTGCTCGCGGCCGAGGATGCGCATGAGCAGTTCGCCCGGCTTGTGCTCGAAACGACCGGGAGTTTTGGCGTGCGATCCCGGCCCTGGGACCGAGTCGTGCTGGAGCGGGACTGGGTCGATGCAACAACGCGCCTGGGCCCGGTACGGCTGAAGGTCGGCCGGCTTGACGGCGCGGTCGTGAGCGTGAAGCCGGAGTTCGCCGATGTCGAACGGCTTGCATCGTCGGCGGGTGTGTCGATCGGCGAAGCGCTATTGGCGGCGCAGGCGCAGGCGGATGTGTGGCGTGCGACGCAGGGGGGGCAGTGCTGA